A genome region from Desulforapulum autotrophicum HRM2 includes the following:
- a CDS encoding DUF4113 domain-containing protein → MWKGRCNHFSPAYTTDWNQLLSVQ, encoded by the coding sequence ATCTGGAAGGGACGCTGCAATCATTTTTCTCCTGCCTATACAACCGACTGGAATCAGCTTTTGAGTGTTCAGTAA